One segment of Candidatus Gastranaerophilales bacterium DNA contains the following:
- a CDS encoding NFACT RNA binding domain-containing protein: MMINIDSLTMKAFLEENSGFLIGARVQKIQQPNRRELIFQLRGLKETRKFYVNINPSFYHICFMSKGNEAARAIEIPKQAAMFCMLLRKYLDGAKIVDVVQPKHERIIEFYFDYYDVLNENSKLCLAIELMGKHSNVILYNADTNVIIGCAHNVGAEKSKERELAGLLPYIYPPKKRKKSINKIDFEVFNLILSAAENKIDAIINSFYDITKPIIESVLKNGFSFENPQELFIELQKTVELYYVEPSISEDFSCFSIYPVAGVNSVGTVNNMLDDYFSFYQAQTIIRNLKQRLLTILNNNLKKLNRLKSKQQYQLDQIDKANYYKKIADIIMANLYRIKSFEKSVTLLDYEIGENVEIDLDTTLSASDNANRYYKLYKKMKSAYEHSVEMIKETQTQIDYYSEQKFYVELASSINELNDIAQEILPAENKKSKESEIKVESREFAGFKVYVGKNSKQNDYILSKLSSPEDLWFHSLNMAGAHVVIKKNAPKESVPNDVLLVAAQLAKKYSVQKSGAKIPVIYTKRKYVKKSNSKGLAFVTYKNESEIYC, encoded by the coding sequence ATGATGATTAATATTGACTCTTTGACTATGAAGGCATTCCTTGAGGAAAATTCAGGGTTTTTGATTGGAGCAAGGGTTCAAAAAATTCAGCAGCCAAACAGGCGAGAGCTGATTTTTCAGCTTAGGGGGCTCAAAGAAACCAGAAAATTTTATGTAAATATTAATCCTTCGTTTTATCATATTTGTTTTATGTCAAAGGGAAACGAGGCGGCAAGGGCGATTGAAATACCTAAGCAGGCAGCTATGTTTTGCATGCTGTTACGTAAATATTTAGATGGTGCAAAAATTGTTGACGTGGTTCAGCCAAAGCATGAAAGAATTATTGAATTTTATTTTGATTATTATGATGTGTTGAACGAAAATTCTAAACTATGTCTTGCGATAGAGCTTATGGGGAAGCATAGTAATGTCATTTTGTATAACGCTGATACAAATGTAATTATCGGTTGTGCTCATAATGTCGGGGCTGAAAAAAGCAAAGAGCGTGAGCTTGCAGGTCTTTTGCCTTACATTTATCCTCCTAAAAAACGCAAAAAGAGTATAAATAAAATTGATTTTGAAGTTTTTAATTTGATTTTATCAGCTGCTGAAAACAAAATTGATGCCATAATAAATTCTTTTTATGACATAACAAAACCCATTATTGAGTCTGTTTTAAAAAATGGTTTTTCTTTTGAAAATCCACAAGAGTTGTTTATTGAACTTCAAAAAACGGTTGAATTGTATTATGTAGAGCCGAGTATTTCAGAGGATTTTTCTTGTTTTTCAATATATCCTGTTGCCGGAGTTAATTCAGTTGGTACTGTGAATAATATGCTTGATGATTATTTTTCCTTTTATCAAGCTCAGACTATTATTAGAAATTTAAAACAACGATTGCTTACTATATTAAATAATAATTTGAAAAAATTAAATAGGCTGAAATCAAAGCAACAATATCAGCTTGACCAAATTGATAAAGCAAATTATTATAAAAAAATTGCAGATATTATAATGGCGAATTTGTACCGGATAAAATCATTTGAAAAATCAGTTACACTGCTTGATTATGAAATAGGTGAAAATGTCGAAATTGACCTTGATACAACGCTTTCTGCTTCGGATAACGCAAACCGCTATTATAAGCTTTACAAAAAGATGAAATCAGCGTACGAGCATTCTGTCGAAATGATAAAAGAAACTCAAACGCAAATAGATTATTACTCAGAGCAAAAGTTTTATGTCGAACTGGCGTCGTCGATTAATGAGTTAAACGATATTGCTCAAGAAATTTTGCCTGCTGAAAATAAAAAATCTAAGGAAAGCGAAATCAAGGTAGAAAGTAGAGAGTTTGCCGGGTTTAAGGTGTACGTCGGTAAAAACAGCAAGCAAAATGACTATATATTATCAAAGCTTTCATCGCCTGAAGATTTGTGGTTCCACTCATTAAACATGGCAGGAGCACACGTCGTTATTAAGAAGAATGCTCCAAAAGAGTCGGTTCCAAACGATGTTTTATTGGTGGCAGCTCAACTGGCAAAAAAATATTCAGTCCAAAAATCAGGTGCAAAAATACCAGTTATTTATACTAAACGCAAATACGTGAAAAAATCTAATTCAAAGGGCTTGGCGTTTGTTACATACAAAAACGAATCAGAGATTTATTGTTAA